In Nonomuraea sp. NBC_00507, the following are encoded in one genomic region:
- a CDS encoding DUF397 domain-containing protein encodes MKEDLPDMHTSPIDPTTLIWRKSRRSDGGNGCVEVALSDGAPADAPHKADRGPLVLFRDSENPTGPVLAFTRSELQAFFGGVKDGEFDDLT; translated from the coding sequence ATGAAAGAGGATCTGCCAGACATGCACACGAGTCCAATCGATCCCACCACTCTCATCTGGCGGAAGAGTCGGCGGAGCGACGGCGGCAACGGCTGTGTAGAGGTCGCGCTTTCCGACGGCGCCCCAGCGGATGCACCCCACAAGGCCGATCGAGGGCCCTTGGTGCTCTTCCGCGACAGCGAGAACCCAACCGGGCCTGTCTTGGCTTTTACTCGTTCTGAACTTCAAGCATTCTTTGGTGGCGTCAAGGACGGAGAGTTTGACGATCTGACTTGA
- a CDS encoding helix-turn-helix domain-containing protein, producing MAGGRGPTLRRRRLAAELRVLRERSGLTGEQAGERLGWSVSKVSRIETAQVGVRTGDLTALLDLYGVSGSRRDALTDLARTAMQRGWWDTYETISTDYANYISLESEATAIRCFSQTLIHGLLQTEDYARAVIKAALVPFTSASEVDRRVEIRMTRQRILHLDSPLSIWMVLDEAALHRLIGGADIMRAQCESLIQLSELPNVTIQILASSVGAHPGANTPFSILSFPEVYDPDVVYIESMTSSLWIEDDREVHRYSLAFDQMRAMALSPHESVELISEVVGRL from the coding sequence ATGGCTGGTGGGCGAGGTCCCACGCTCCGGCGCCGCAGGCTCGCAGCAGAGCTCCGCGTCTTGCGGGAACGTTCTGGACTCACGGGCGAGCAGGCTGGAGAACGGCTTGGGTGGTCCGTCAGCAAGGTCAGCCGCATCGAGACAGCGCAGGTTGGGGTACGGACCGGCGATCTTACGGCGCTTCTCGACCTCTACGGCGTATCGGGCTCCAGGCGCGACGCTCTCACGGATCTCGCGCGAACCGCTATGCAGCGCGGCTGGTGGGATACGTACGAGACGATCTCAACTGACTACGCGAACTACATCAGCCTGGAATCTGAGGCCACCGCCATCCGGTGCTTCTCTCAAACTCTCATCCACGGCCTCCTACAAACCGAGGACTATGCACGGGCGGTCATCAAGGCGGCCCTGGTCCCGTTCACGTCCGCTTCTGAGGTTGATCGTCGCGTCGAGATCCGTATGACGCGGCAGAGGATCCTCCATCTGGACAGCCCCCTCAGCATTTGGATGGTCCTGGATGAAGCCGCCCTTCATCGCCTGATCGGCGGTGCGGACATCATGAGAGCCCAGTGTGAGTCTCTGATCCAACTGTCGGAACTGCCCAACGTGACGATCCAGATCCTGGCCAGCTCCGTCGGCGCTCATCCCGGGGCCAACACCCCGTTCTCCATCCTGTCGTTTCCCGAGGTGTACGACCCTGACGTGGTCTACATCGAGAGCATGACGAGCAGCCTCTGGATTGAGGACGATAGGGAGGTTCACCGCTATAGCCTCGCCTTTGACCAAATGCGCGCAATGGCGCTTAGCCCACACGAATCGGTAGAGCTGATCTCAGAAGTGGTTGGCCGTCTATAG
- a CDS encoding ATP-binding protein: protein MREVFLAELVFPGVSRSVSTARHCVGHVLTMAGHLDVSGAQLVVSELVGNAVIHTISGLPGGLVAVDITAIGDDLARIDVIDGGSATVPRMREPTETDPRGRGLRIVEEMAVRWGVRGDACGGTAVWAEVLTVESTPAGAADLSVCNMAS, encoded by the coding sequence ATGCGCGAAGTGTTCCTGGCCGAGTTGGTGTTCCCTGGGGTTTCGCGTTCTGTGTCGACAGCCCGGCATTGTGTCGGGCACGTCCTGACGATGGCGGGGCATCTCGACGTGAGCGGTGCTCAGCTAGTGGTCAGCGAGTTGGTCGGGAATGCTGTAATCCATACCATCTCGGGCTTGCCCGGTGGGCTCGTCGCAGTGGACATCACGGCAATCGGTGACGACCTGGCCCGGATCGATGTAATCGACGGCGGCTCGGCTACGGTTCCTCGGATGCGTGAGCCGACCGAGACGGATCCTCGGGGGCGGGGCTTGCGGATTGTCGAAGAGATGGCGGTCAGGTGGGGCGTGCGTGGCGACGCATGCGGAGGGACCGCGGTGTGGGCGGAGGTGCTCACAGTCGAAAGCACACCAGCCGGCGCGGCTGACCTGTCCGTCTGCAATATGGCGTCGTAA
- a CDS encoding DUF3427 domain-containing protein has protein sequence MSNLEPGIYEHLITREMGALLRTVSDHELIDRRSLNAADSHETLARHLAALTRRALRAVRGESDVLRLARQVEIVNRVADLIGDLVPEAAAPEDLVEAAEELLGIARSKDATGQVRFPPRPVIPLVGSALLVNGRGQPEIGHELKRELASADRVDLLCAFVKWNGVRVLAEAIEEFLAHGGRLRVVTTTYIGATDRLALDRLASMGAEIRVSYDTRMTRLHAKAWLFHRASGLSTAYVGSSNLSKTALSHGLEWNVRLAQAEQPHLIDTFTATFDDYWADPSFEPYDPAQDAERLDRALSAERSGDRSVVIDFAHVDIRPYSYQREILDELAAERHIHNRQQNLVVMATGTGKTMVAALDYRRLRAAGQTDSLLFVAHREEILRQSLLTFRQVMRDETFGELYVGGSHPEQWRHVFASIQSLHANSLPEPDAFDMVIVDEFHHAEASTYRRLLSAVRPKVLLGLTATPERADGQDIKHWFGGRIAAELRLWEALERGLLAPFQYFGVHDGTDLREVGWRRGQGYDTNQLARVYTGNDRRVAVVLETLERKIGDIGKMRAIGFCVSIDHARFMADRFTQAGLPSIAVTAHSSSEERSRALRDLRERRINAVFTVDLFNEGVDVPEIDTVLFLRPTDSATVFLQQLGRGLRLADDKPCLTVLDFVGHQHKQFRFDRRYRALTGASRTGIAREIEQGFPTLPAGCVIDLDRDVRRLVLENVRQALNLNWKDLAGELRELGDVSLSKFLEETGLDVEDLYRRRQGWAYLRHTAGIEATPPDEGLGRAFGRMLHIDDVERLAFMTEVLNGRTPQSSRELRLLAMLDAMLWGGTQPVSGMEARLAQLTGARAAELRELAAVLHSGIRHVAPTLDPIVPLRIHARYSKNEVLAAFGIDRPAYMREGVKYVEEHQADLFFVTIDKSEDHYSPTTLYHDRAITEELFQWESQSTLRSSTPTARRYLTGESTVHLLIRESKRDEGLGAPPYTYAGPMRYVSHAGERPIRFVWRLNHPLPPDVFHYAKATAG, from the coding sequence GTGAGCAATCTTGAGCCGGGCATCTACGAGCATCTGATCACCCGCGAAATGGGTGCCCTGCTGCGAACCGTGTCCGACCACGAGCTGATCGACCGGCGCTCGTTGAATGCCGCCGACTCCCACGAAACGCTGGCCCGGCATCTGGCAGCGTTGACACGCCGGGCCTTGCGAGCCGTACGGGGTGAGAGTGATGTCCTGCGACTGGCCCGGCAGGTTGAGATCGTTAACCGTGTCGCAGATTTGATCGGTGATCTGGTGCCTGAGGCGGCGGCGCCCGAAGATCTCGTGGAGGCCGCTGAAGAGCTGCTCGGGATCGCCAGGAGTAAGGACGCGACTGGTCAGGTGCGGTTCCCTCCACGTCCAGTGATCCCGCTTGTGGGTAGCGCATTGCTGGTCAACGGCCGGGGACAGCCGGAGATCGGGCATGAACTCAAGCGCGAACTGGCTTCTGCCGATCGAGTGGACCTGCTCTGCGCGTTCGTGAAGTGGAACGGTGTCCGGGTATTGGCGGAGGCGATCGAGGAATTTCTGGCGCACGGCGGACGGCTCAGGGTGGTGACCACCACGTACATTGGCGCCACGGACCGTCTCGCGTTGGACCGGCTTGCCTCCATGGGCGCCGAGATCCGTGTCTCCTATGACACGCGTATGACCCGGCTGCATGCCAAGGCGTGGCTGTTCCATCGTGCCAGCGGCTTGTCCACGGCCTATGTCGGCTCCTCGAATCTGTCCAAGACGGCCCTCAGCCATGGACTCGAGTGGAACGTACGGCTCGCCCAAGCCGAGCAACCACACCTGATCGACACGTTCACCGCCACATTCGACGACTATTGGGCCGATCCATCTTTCGAACCGTATGATCCGGCACAGGATGCCGAACGGCTCGATCGCGCGCTGTCTGCCGAGCGGTCCGGCGACCGATCCGTCGTTATCGACTTCGCCCATGTCGACATCCGCCCATACTCATACCAGCGGGAGATACTCGACGAGCTTGCTGCCGAACGCCATATCCACAATCGACAGCAGAACCTGGTCGTCATGGCCACGGGTACAGGCAAGACCATGGTCGCCGCCCTGGACTATCGGCGGCTGCGTGCTGCTGGGCAGACCGACTCACTTTTGTTCGTTGCCCATCGTGAGGAGATCTTGCGGCAGAGCCTGCTCACCTTCCGGCAGGTAATGCGTGATGAGACGTTCGGCGAGCTGTACGTTGGCGGTTCCCATCCGGAGCAATGGCGGCACGTGTTCGCCTCGATCCAATCGCTCCACGCCAACTCGCTGCCAGAGCCTGACGCGTTCGACATGGTGATCGTGGACGAGTTCCACCACGCTGAAGCTTCGACGTACCGTCGGCTGCTGTCCGCTGTGCGCCCGAAAGTGCTGCTCGGGCTCACAGCGACCCCCGAACGCGCCGATGGACAAGACATCAAGCACTGGTTCGGCGGTCGCATCGCCGCCGAACTGCGATTGTGGGAGGCGCTGGAGCGTGGGCTACTGGCCCCGTTCCAGTATTTCGGCGTCCACGATGGCACCGACCTGCGCGAGGTTGGCTGGCGCCGAGGCCAGGGCTATGACACGAACCAGTTGGCCCGCGTCTACACAGGCAACGACCGCCGCGTTGCCGTTGTGTTAGAGACGCTGGAGCGCAAGATTGGCGACATCGGGAAAATGCGGGCCATCGGCTTCTGCGTGAGTATTGACCACGCTCGCTTCATGGCCGACCGCTTCACCCAGGCCGGGCTACCCTCGATCGCCGTCACCGCGCACAGCTCGTCGGAGGAGCGCTCCCGAGCATTGCGCGATCTGAGAGAACGCCGGATCAACGCGGTGTTCACCGTTGATCTCTTCAACGAAGGCGTCGACGTTCCTGAGATCGATACCGTCCTCTTCCTGCGCCCCACCGACAGTGCCACCGTTTTCCTGCAACAGCTCGGCCGGGGCCTGCGGTTGGCCGACGACAAGCCGTGCCTGACCGTGCTGGACTTCGTTGGCCATCAACACAAGCAGTTCCGGTTCGATCGACGTTATCGAGCGCTCACCGGTGCCAGTCGTACCGGAATTGCCCGCGAGATCGAGCAAGGCTTTCCGACTCTGCCCGCCGGCTGCGTGATCGACCTTGACCGTGATGTGCGCCGGCTGGTGCTTGAGAATGTACGACAGGCGCTCAACCTGAATTGGAAAGATCTGGCGGGCGAGCTTCGCGAACTCGGCGACGTCAGTTTGTCCAAGTTCCTGGAGGAGACTGGGCTGGACGTGGAGGACCTTTATCGACGGCGGCAGGGGTGGGCGTACCTGCGACACACCGCGGGTATCGAAGCAACACCTCCCGACGAAGGGCTCGGGCGTGCTTTCGGTCGGATGCTGCACATCGATGATGTCGAGCGCCTCGCCTTCATGACCGAGGTGCTGAATGGGCGAACTCCGCAGTCATCTCGTGAGCTACGTCTCCTAGCCATGTTGGATGCGATGTTGTGGGGTGGCACCCAGCCTGTCTCCGGCATGGAAGCCCGACTTGCGCAACTCACGGGCGCCCGCGCCGCGGAGCTTCGCGAGCTGGCGGCAGTGCTGCACTCGGGAATCCGCCATGTCGCCCCGACGCTGGACCCGATCGTGCCCCTGCGTATCCATGCCCGCTACAGCAAGAACGAGGTGCTGGCCGCCTTCGGCATCGACAGGCCGGCCTACATGCGCGAAGGCGTCAAGTACGTCGAAGAGCACCAAGCAGACCTGTTCTTCGTCACGATCGACAAGTCGGAGGACCACTACTCTCCCACGACGCTTTACCACGACCGGGCAATAACCGAAGAGCTGTTCCAGTGGGAATCGCAGAGTACTCTCCGTTCCTCTACTCCTACTGCTCGTCGATACCTGACTGGCGAGTCCACGGTTCACCTGCTGATCCGAGAGTCCAAGCGAGACGAGGGACTAGGGGCTCCGCCGTACACCTATGCAGGTCCTATGCGTTACGTCAGCCACGCCGGTGAGCGGCCGATCCGATTCGTTTGGCGCTTGAACCACCCGCTCCCACCAGATGTGTTCCACTATGCCAAGGCCACCGCTGGCTGA
- a CDS encoding effector-associated constant component EACC1 produces the protein MSINIRIAGDHAEQELRSLYDWLRDEPNVRQHAEIRLVSKELNSDEMGDTLDLISLIVTSSLQVPTLVDVISGWIGTRRGRPKVTIERGEMRVEVSGTSAEEVVKILNAMEPDD, from the coding sequence TTGAGCATCAACATCCGGATCGCTGGTGACCATGCTGAGCAGGAGTTGAGGTCGTTATATGACTGGTTGCGCGATGAGCCGAACGTTCGCCAGCATGCGGAAATCCGTCTAGTTTCGAAAGAACTCAACTCTGATGAGATGGGCGATACGCTCGATCTCATCAGCCTAATAGTCACCAGCAGCTTGCAGGTGCCTACTCTTGTCGACGTTATATCTGGGTGGATAGGGACGCGGCGAGGGCGACCGAAAGTCACGATCGAGCGAGGTGAGATGCGGGTAGAGGTTTCCGGCACAAGCGCAGAGGAAGTTGTGAAGATTCTGAATGCCATGGAGCCTGACGATTGA
- a CDS encoding caspase, EACC1-associated type → MTLPDITKSRAVLIGTSKYMHMHELSAVENNLQALQELFQHKTLWGLPPENCTVISNPQSPAEMLDPVRDAVASATETLLIYFAGHGLLDSTGNELYLTLSTSDKDRLYTAVRYEHLKNELLDSQARHKVVILDCCHSGRALSIMSGEDDTGLVADSAATSGTYVMAAAMKNAKVTGMYSAFSGELIDLIQKGDRDKPEYLTVDMLFTHARDILREKGLPIPQRRDRDFGANLKIFYNIEYSKPPEPTEPHYGPINSPRPLRIFASRRELHDAGIHRPLQAGICGTAERGGAESIVVSGGYKDDRDYGDVIIYTGHGGRDSNSGKQIEDQSPKHFGNAALIKNIITGLPVRVVRGAAGNPEYSPDFGYSYDGLFKVTDYWTKRSVDGPLVLQYRLEKISDCVDWEKNSTATHVPDLNRWEIISAGVYVDMALSDKLKRLYNYSCQICDVVLEAPGELRLAYTVHIKGLGLPHNGPDAMDNMLCLCANHRDLFKYGAIVIDGDYQVVNQGDEEPLGVLTVRHEINREYIRYHREHHVNLYPRDR, encoded by the coding sequence TTGACTCTGCCTGATATAACCAAGTCGCGTGCAGTGCTCATCGGCACGAGCAAATATATGCACATGCACGAGCTATCAGCCGTTGAGAATAATCTGCAAGCACTACAAGAGTTATTTCAACATAAGACGCTCTGGGGTCTCCCTCCGGAGAATTGCACAGTCATATCGAATCCGCAGTCACCTGCTGAAATGCTCGATCCCGTGCGGGATGCGGTCGCTTCGGCAACGGAGACATTGCTGATCTATTTCGCCGGTCATGGATTGCTTGATTCGACAGGAAATGAACTGTATTTGACGCTGTCCACGTCAGACAAAGATCGACTCTACACTGCGGTACGTTATGAACACCTAAAGAATGAACTACTCGATAGCCAGGCCCGTCATAAAGTCGTCATATTAGACTGCTGTCATAGTGGTCGCGCACTCAGCATTATGAGTGGAGAAGATGATACCGGGCTCGTAGCAGACAGTGCCGCAACTAGTGGCACATACGTAATGGCTGCGGCTATGAAGAATGCCAAAGTAACGGGTATGTATAGCGCGTTTAGTGGTGAGCTGATTGACCTGATTCAGAAGGGTGACCGCGATAAGCCGGAATACCTTACCGTCGACATGCTTTTTACGCATGCGCGAGACATATTAAGAGAAAAAGGCTTGCCGATCCCTCAGAGGCGTGACAGAGATTTCGGCGCTAATCTGAAGATTTTCTATAATATAGAATACAGCAAGCCGCCAGAGCCAACAGAGCCGCATTATGGTCCTATTAATAGCCCAAGACCTCTTCGTATATTTGCGAGCCGTCGTGAGTTGCATGATGCTGGAATTCATAGGCCGCTGCAGGCCGGCATCTGCGGTACCGCGGAGCGTGGCGGTGCCGAGTCTATAGTGGTCTCAGGTGGTTATAAGGATGATCGTGACTACGGGGATGTGATCATTTATACAGGTCACGGTGGACGCGATTCTAATAGCGGTAAGCAGATTGAAGACCAATCGCCTAAACACTTTGGTAACGCTGCCTTAATTAAGAATATCATAACGGGGTTGCCTGTACGCGTTGTTCGGGGCGCTGCTGGCAACCCTGAATATTCGCCAGACTTTGGCTATAGCTATGATGGCCTCTTTAAGGTAACCGACTACTGGACAAAGCGGAGTGTAGACGGCCCACTTGTTCTGCAGTATCGACTTGAAAAGATCTCTGATTGCGTAGATTGGGAAAAAAATAGCACGGCTACCCATGTGCCAGATCTTAATCGCTGGGAGATAATTTCCGCAGGTGTCTATGTCGACATGGCCCTATCCGACAAGCTAAAGCGGCTATACAATTACTCTTGTCAAATTTGCGACGTCGTTCTGGAAGCGCCAGGCGAGCTACGTCTTGCGTACACTGTCCATATTAAAGGACTAGGACTGCCTCACAATGGTCCGGACGCAATGGACAACATGTTGTGCCTGTGTGCCAACCACCGCGATCTTTTCAAGTATGGTGCGATTGTTATCGATGGCGATTACCAAGTCGTGAATCAGGGTGACGAGGAGCCGCTTGGTGTATTGACTGTGAGGCATGAAATCAATAGGGAATATATACGTTACCATCGTGAGCATCACGTGAATCTATATCCCCGCGATAGATAA
- a CDS encoding IS1634 family transposase — translation MSPYVRTVKTASGARAVQIVYSSRRGSREIEHIGSAHDDAELEMLKAIARQRLAAGQEELDLGLDDGPAAGGPLEIASSRMEHLWDALSRAYAALGFDAASAGDEVFRQLVLARVIEPTSKQDSLRVLDEAGITSVSYATVKRRLPLYAADRWRTALAEACAAHARLGPASLVLYDVSTLYFETDAGDGFREPGFSKERRLDPQITIGLLTDASGFPLMVQAFEGNKTETHTMLPVIGAFMTAHRLADVTIVADAGMISEANKQAIEEAGLSFILGMKIPEVPYVVKQWRREHPDTQIPDGHIFIQPWPAAATQSRRDQMIYYQYRADRARRTLRGIDEQVAKAERAVDGQAPVKRNRFIKLTGAAKSVNRDLEAKARELAGLKGYITNLPGVTPAFVIEAYHRLFEIEKSFRMSKHDLKARPIYHHKRESIDAHLTIVFAALAVSRWIEHRTGWSIKKFVRTARRYRTVHIRAGRHRLTAADPLPADLRDALNQIHGREGAH, via the coding sequence GTGTCTCCGTACGTGCGGACGGTGAAGACGGCCTCAGGGGCGCGGGCGGTGCAGATCGTGTACTCCTCGCGCCGCGGGTCGCGGGAGATCGAGCACATCGGATCCGCGCACGACGACGCCGAGCTGGAGATGCTCAAGGCCATCGCGCGTCAGCGGCTGGCCGCCGGGCAGGAAGAGCTGGATCTCGGGCTGGACGACGGCCCGGCCGCGGGCGGTCCGCTGGAGATTGCCAGTTCCCGGATGGAGCACCTGTGGGATGCCCTGTCCCGCGCCTATGCCGCGCTCGGGTTCGACGCCGCGTCCGCGGGTGATGAGGTGTTCCGGCAGCTGGTGCTGGCCCGGGTGATCGAACCGACCAGCAAGCAGGACAGCCTGCGCGTGCTGGACGAAGCGGGCATCACCTCGGTGTCGTATGCGACGGTGAAACGCCGGCTTCCGCTGTATGCGGCAGACCGCTGGCGCACGGCCCTGGCCGAGGCGTGCGCGGCGCACGCCCGGCTGGGACCGGCCTCGCTGGTGCTCTACGACGTCTCCACCCTGTATTTCGAGACCGACGCCGGGGACGGGTTCCGTGAGCCGGGCTTCTCCAAGGAGCGGCGGCTGGACCCGCAGATCACGATCGGGTTGCTGACCGATGCCTCCGGGTTCCCGCTGATGGTGCAGGCCTTCGAGGGCAACAAGACTGAGACGCACACCATGCTCCCGGTGATCGGTGCGTTTATGACCGCCCACCGGCTCGCCGATGTCACCATCGTGGCCGACGCGGGGATGATCTCCGAGGCGAACAAGCAGGCGATCGAGGAAGCCGGCCTGTCATTCATCCTCGGCATGAAGATCCCCGAGGTCCCCTACGTGGTCAAGCAGTGGCGGCGTGAACACCCGGACACCCAGATTCCCGACGGGCACATCTTCATCCAGCCCTGGCCCGCCGCAGCTACGCAGTCCCGCCGGGACCAGATGATCTACTACCAGTACCGGGCCGACCGGGCCCGGCGCACCCTGCGCGGGATCGACGAGCAGGTCGCCAAGGCCGAACGCGCCGTCGACGGCCAAGCGCCGGTCAAACGCAACAGGTTCATCAAACTCACCGGAGCGGCCAAGAGCGTCAACCGGGACCTGGAGGCCAAAGCGCGGGAGTTAGCCGGGCTCAAGGGCTACATCACCAACCTGCCCGGCGTCACACCCGCGTTCGTGATCGAGGCATACCACCGGCTCTTCGAGATCGAAAAGTCTTTCAGGATGAGTAAGCACGACCTCAAGGCCCGGCCGATCTACCACCACAAACGCGAATCCATCGACGCCCACCTGACCATCGTGTTCGCCGCCCTGGCCGTCAGCCGATGGATCGAACACCGAACCGGCTGGTCCATCAAGAAGTTCGTCCGCACTGCACGCCGCTACCGCACCGTCCACATCCGAGCCGGCCGCCACCGCCTCACCGCCGCCGACCCCCTGCCCGCCGACCTACGCGACGCGCTCAACCAGATCCACGGCCGGGAAGGTGCGCACTAA
- a CDS encoding SDR family oxidoreductase, with protein MSNQTTHQKIALVTGANKGIGRAAAEQLAAMGMMVLIGARDPQRGEEAAAALRAAGADAHAIPLDVTDQVSVRAAAKQIEASFGYLDILINNAGITGSGQVSPADATDQIPSTVDLDMVRAVFETNVFGVITVTNAMLPLLRRSPAPRVVNVNSHAASLTLTSDPDGPFTALLPSAAYNPSKSALSALTVQYANELRKDGVLVNAVAPGYVDTDSNNHTGHLTPAQGAAVLVRLATVGADGPTAGFFSEDGPLPW; from the coding sequence GTGAGCAACCAGACCACCCACCAGAAGATTGCGCTGGTCACCGGAGCGAACAAGGGGATCGGCCGTGCGGCCGCTGAGCAACTCGCGGCGATGGGCATGATGGTCCTGATCGGGGCCCGGGACCCGCAGCGTGGTGAGGAGGCCGCTGCAGCGCTGCGCGCGGCCGGCGCCGACGCGCACGCGATTCCCCTGGACGTCACCGACCAGGTCAGTGTCAGGGCCGCCGCCAAGCAGATCGAGGCGAGCTTCGGCTACCTCGACATCCTGATCAACAACGCCGGCATTACCGGCTCCGGGCAGGTCTCGCCTGCGGACGCTACCGATCAGATCCCCAGCACCGTCGACCTGGACATGGTCCGAGCGGTTTTCGAGACCAACGTCTTCGGGGTGATCACGGTGACCAACGCCATGCTGCCGCTGCTGCGGCGGTCACCGGCGCCGCGCGTCGTCAACGTCAACAGCCATGCCGCGTCGCTGACCCTCACCAGCGACCCGGACGGGCCCTTCACCGCCCTGCTGCCCTCGGCCGCCTACAACCCCTCCAAGTCAGCGCTCAGCGCGCTGACCGTGCAGTACGCCAACGAACTGCGCAAGGACGGTGTGCTGGTCAACGCCGTCGCGCCCGGCTACGTCGACACCGACAGCAACAACCACACCGGGCACCTGACCCCCGCGCAGGGCGCCGCGGTCCTGGTGCGCCTGGCCACGGTCGGCGCGGATGGGCCCACCGCCGGGTTCTTCAGCGAGGACGGCCCGCTGCCCTGGTGA
- a CDS encoding MarR family winged helix-turn-helix transcriptional regulator — MTEIRLLPGLPLMHTPADPAEEAWLLIAEVSALRTGRWMTTAAELGLTAVQARALVAVDPHTPAPMGVLGSALCIDRASLTELVDHLEHRGYLERRASPQDRRVKVLAVTSAGATARERLIGALTTPDATLGRLSAEQLDTIATALRRVLAESVPMTES; from the coding sequence ATGACCGAGATCCGCCTGCTGCCCGGCCTGCCGCTGATGCATACGCCGGCCGATCCGGCCGAGGAAGCGTGGCTGCTGATCGCCGAGGTGTCGGCACTGCGCACCGGCCGGTGGATGACGACGGCCGCGGAACTCGGCTTGACCGCGGTTCAGGCGCGGGCGCTGGTCGCGGTGGATCCCCATACTCCTGCCCCGATGGGTGTTCTCGGGTCGGCGCTGTGCATCGATCGAGCGTCGTTGACCGAGCTGGTCGATCATCTTGAGCATCGCGGCTACCTGGAGCGGCGAGCATCGCCGCAGGATCGGCGGGTAAAGGTGCTCGCCGTCACTTCGGCGGGCGCAACTGCCCGCGAACGCTTGATCGGGGCGCTCACCACACCTGATGCCACACTAGGCCGTCTGTCCGCCGAACAACTCGACACCATCGCGACGGCACTGCGCCGGGTACTGGCTGAAAGCGTTCCGATGACCGAGAGTTAG